From a region of the Candidatus Brocadia sp. genome:
- a CDS encoding TonB-dependent receptor, with protein sequence MLSIFITKNSFPLSDALGKFRLTLITLFIPFCFLPCLCLAEAEQEHILESTPISDEVILFQEIPSVYSASKYEQKVTEAPSSVSIITADEIKKYGYRNFSEILRSIRGFHITYDRNYHYVGVRGFGLSGDYNTRILLLIDGHRINDAIYDQAPIGTDFPLDIDLIERIEIIRGPGSSLYGTNAFFGVVNVITRKGRGFRGAEASAEAGTFETYKTRMSYGEKFSNGLEMVISGSYYESEGDDRLFFQEFDQPANNHGIAEDRDRDQFENIFAEILYRDFTLQLNYHDREKDVPTAPFGTLFNEQFFTADERGWADLKYERIFGDQFSFLSRVSYNFYDYNDDYFTSPPTGKLKTSDVIDSQWLQGEVQITKTFFERHKCTFGIDSRYNMQQDQRTFNHIQEGTVPGIKREILDDKRESEYFAGYLQDEFTLTDFLTLQAGVRFDYFETFGGTANPRAALIYTPFEKTAFKFVYGRAFREPNAYELYYSDDTSQKSSPDLDPETIDTYEIIYEQYFAKYFRGTIVGFYNSIDDFISLTTDPHDGLLVFDNVDGVHARGFEFELEGKSELGFEGRASYSIQEAEGGDSGGILVNSPKHLAKFNMIIPMFKRKLFLSGEEQYTGKRRTIMGSSAGDYFITNVTLYSRNIFKTLEVSGGVFNLFDMEYEDPGGEEHAQDVIEQDGRVFRIKITYAF encoded by the coding sequence ATGTTAAGTATTTTCATTACAAAGAACTCTTTTCCTCTTTCTGACGCACTTGGGAAATTTCGGCTGACCCTTATCACCCTTTTCATTCCTTTCTGTTTCTTGCCTTGCCTGTGTCTGGCAGAAGCAGAACAGGAACACATTCTGGAATCAACACCCATAAGCGACGAGGTGATTCTTTTCCAGGAAATCCCCTCAGTTTATAGCGCCTCAAAATATGAGCAGAAGGTAACCGAAGCGCCTTCTTCCGTGAGTATTATAACGGCGGATGAAATCAAGAAATATGGGTATCGAAATTTTTCGGAAATTTTACGGAGCATACGGGGTTTCCATATCACCTATGATAGAAACTATCATTACGTGGGGGTAAGAGGGTTTGGATTGTCCGGAGATTACAATACCCGCATCCTCCTCCTTATCGATGGGCATAGAATAAATGACGCTATTTATGACCAGGCGCCTATCGGTACGGATTTCCCTCTTGATATCGATCTTATCGAGCGCATTGAGATTATCCGCGGCCCGGGGTCTTCCCTGTATGGCACCAATGCATTTTTTGGCGTTGTCAACGTAATTACCAGGAAGGGCAGAGGGTTCAGAGGAGCAGAGGCTTCGGCAGAAGCGGGTACTTTTGAGACATACAAGACGCGTATGAGCTACGGTGAAAAATTTTCCAACGGTCTTGAAATGGTAATTTCCGGCTCTTATTATGAGAGTGAAGGAGATGACCGGCTTTTTTTCCAGGAATTCGATCAACCGGCAAACAACCATGGCATTGCGGAAGATCGGGATCGTGATCAGTTTGAAAATATTTTCGCCGAGATTCTGTATCGTGATTTTACCTTACAGCTAAATTACCATGACAGGGAAAAGGACGTTCCAACCGCCCCCTTTGGCACGCTCTTTAATGAGCAGTTTTTTACTGCTGATGAGCGGGGCTGGGCTGACCTAAAGTACGAACGGATATTTGGCGACCAATTCAGTTTTCTATCCAGAGTCAGCTATAATTTTTATGATTATAACGATGATTATTTTACCAGTCCACCGACTGGAAAATTAAAAACTTCTGATGTCATTGACAGTCAATGGTTACAAGGGGAGGTTCAGATAACCAAAACATTTTTTGAAAGGCATAAATGCACCTTTGGTATAGATTCCCGATATAATATGCAGCAGGACCAGCGCACCTTTAATCATATACAGGAGGGAACAGTTCCCGGTATCAAGCGGGAAATCCTCGATGACAAACGTGAATCAGAGTATTTTGCAGGTTATCTTCAGGATGAATTTACTCTTACCGACTTTTTGACCTTGCAGGCAGGCGTTCGGTTTGATTATTTTGAAACCTTTGGGGGAACTGCTAACCCGCGTGCTGCCCTGATTTATACCCCCTTCGAGAAAACGGCGTTTAAGTTCGTCTATGGCCGGGCATTTCGCGAACCAAATGCCTATGAACTCTATTACAGCGACGACACCTCCCAGAAGTCCAGTCCCGATCTTGACCCCGAGACGATTGATACCTATGAGATCATTTACGAGCAGTATTTTGCAAAATACTTCCGTGGAACCATTGTTGGTTTTTACAACTCAATTGACGATTTCATTTCCTTAACAACGGATCCTCATGACGGCCTTCTCGTGTTTGACAATGTTGACGGAGTTCATGCAAGAGGTTTTGAATTTGAACTGGAAGGAAAATCTGAGCTTGGATTTGAGGGGCGTGCAAGTTATAGCATCCAGGAAGCTGAAGGCGGTGATTCCGGGGGTATCCTGGTGAATTCTCCCAAACACCTGGCCAAGTTCAATATGATTATCCCCATGTTCAAGAGAAAACTTTTTTTAAGCGGTGAAGAACAGTATACCGGCAAGAGGAGAACAATCATGGGCAGCTCTGCAGGAGACTATTTCATTACGAATGTAACGCTTTATAGTCGTAATATTTTTAAAACACTGGAAGTTTCAGGAGGCGTTTTTAACTTGTTCGACATGGAATATGAGGACCCGGGCGGAGAAGAACACGCCCAGGATGTTATTGAACAGGATGGCAGGGTATTTCGAATCAAGATTACGTACGCATTTTAA
- a CDS encoding ABC transporter substrate-binding protein, with protein sequence MPIILNAFIIAFIIVYINIPEILADEYQIAVLASRNESPYKEVIAGFQKTIIDQRRDTKCNVFIMENDKTQISQSFRDIKKIKPRVLFTVGTAPTVEALKVFTDIPVVATLVLDDDMILHARNATGVILSFPIETQFHLLKNFLPEAKKIGVIYNPAENREKIRSATIIAEKMGLDLHPVDVHSPKDIPKALKTLASGIDILWGINDALVFNSLTAKQILLFSFRNHVPFSGLSSTWVKAGALYALEYDFHDIGVQCGEKSLKILQGAKVNSLPVCLPRKLLYALNLRTARYMKIKFREEHIHNAYQIFDE encoded by the coding sequence ATGCCTATCATTCTCAATGCCTTCATTATAGCATTCATTATCGTATATATCAATATTCCCGAAATCTTAGCTGATGAATACCAAATCGCAGTGCTTGCCAGTCGCAACGAATCCCCTTATAAGGAGGTAATTGCGGGTTTTCAGAAAACAATCATAGACCAGAGAAGAGATACAAAGTGCAATGTCTTTATCATGGAAAACGATAAAACGCAAATATCACAAAGCTTTCGTGACATCAAAAAAATCAAACCCAGGGTACTCTTTACGGTTGGAACTGCTCCCACGGTAGAAGCTCTCAAAGTATTTACTGATATACCCGTTGTTGCAACCCTTGTGCTTGATGATGATATGATACTGCACGCACGTAATGCTACCGGGGTAATACTCAGTTTTCCCATAGAAACACAGTTCCATTTGCTCAAAAACTTTCTCCCGGAGGCAAAAAAGATTGGTGTTATTTACAACCCTGCGGAAAACCGGGAAAAAATCCGATCCGCCACAATCATAGCAGAAAAAATGGGGCTCGATCTTCATCCTGTGGATGTCCATTCGCCCAAAGATATTCCCAAGGCACTCAAGACCTTGGCAAGTGGTATTGACATCTTGTGGGGAATAAATGATGCCCTGGTATTTAACTCGCTAACGGCAAAACAAATCTTGCTATTTTCCTTTAGAAATCATGTGCCATTCAGCGGTCTTTCTTCCACTTGGGTAAAGGCAGGCGCTCTGTATGCGCTGGAATATGATTTTCATGATATCGGCGTGCAGTGTGGCGAAAAATCCCTTAAGATCCTGCAGGGGGCAAAAGTAAACTCTCTGCCCGTATGTTTACCCCGAAAATTGCTTTATGCTTTGAATCTGAGAACGGCCAGATACATGAAGATAAAATTTCGCGAAGAGCACATTCATAATGCATATCAGATTTTTGATGAATGA
- a CDS encoding ATP-binding protein: MARTKETTGKRRLSIAAKFNLLTIFIILVTAAGISYFLIQNATSHIYRNLVNHGLIIAGMASQTSEYCIYTGDKESMKLIIESLEVDEDIAYVCLLDKEKRQLMFKIFIPGLVIPPLPQGEMTDDGFTFTTHYEEFINREDGNRYLGFFSPVIGYINNKPSDEFSTHKESANQEIIGYVHLGLSLQNLHKRIKQFQISTLAFTSLFIFLGVILTLFLTKRITLPIKKLSLITKKVSMGVFEHTVSVRTNDEISDLAATFNHMVDRLRAYREAIESHNQELLNTNEHLLQEITIRKQIERALEEKTREIIRSNKDLEQFAYIVSHDLQEPLRKVMVFGDRLSTKYGHALSHEGRDYIDRMKNASQRMQTLITDLLAYSRVTTHTRPFTRVDLARLIQEVISDLEIRLERTGGRVILGNLPTVHADAVQMRQLFQNLIGNALKYHRDGVPPVIEIQTHYPKGMKEDHTQTSHRNDLCEITVADNGIGFEEKYAEYIFGIFQRLHRRDEYEGTGVGLSLCRKIVERHGGRITATSAPGKGAKFTIVLPVAPAQEKSHGRHKEIISHLNS; encoded by the coding sequence ATGGCAAGGACAAAAGAGACGACGGGAAAGAGACGATTAAGCATTGCGGCGAAGTTTAATCTTCTAACCATTTTTATTATTCTGGTAACTGCGGCAGGAATAAGCTATTTCCTCATACAAAATGCTACTTCTCATATATATCGCAACCTGGTAAATCATGGCTTAATTATTGCCGGCATGGCGTCGCAAACCAGTGAATACTGTATCTACACCGGGGACAAAGAATCTATGAAGCTGATTATTGAAAGTCTGGAAGTGGATGAAGACATTGCCTATGTATGCCTTCTTGATAAAGAAAAAAGGCAACTTATGTTCAAAATCTTTATCCCTGGATTGGTAATTCCACCGCTTCCTCAAGGGGAGATGACAGACGACGGCTTCACCTTCACAACACACTACGAAGAATTTATAAATAGAGAAGATGGGAACCGATACCTCGGCTTCTTTTCTCCCGTAATTGGCTATATCAATAACAAACCAAGCGATGAATTCTCAACCCACAAAGAAAGTGCGAACCAGGAGATTATTGGATATGTTCACCTTGGGTTATCGCTTCAAAACCTTCACAAAAGGATAAAGCAATTTCAGATATCTACGCTGGCCTTTACCTCGCTCTTCATATTTCTTGGCGTTATCTTAACCCTGTTTCTTACAAAAAGAATTACTCTTCCCATCAAGAAATTAAGCTTAATAACAAAAAAAGTATCAATGGGTGTATTCGAACACACGGTTTCTGTTCGCACAAACGATGAAATTTCCGATCTTGCAGCCACCTTTAACCATATGGTCGACCGACTGCGAGCGTATCGCGAGGCGATAGAGTCACACAATCAGGAACTCTTAAATACCAATGAACACCTGTTACAGGAGATCACGATCCGTAAACAGATAGAGAGGGCGCTTGAAGAAAAGACTCGGGAGATTATCCGTTCGAATAAGGATTTGGAGCAATTCGCCTATATCGTTTCCCATGATTTACAGGAACCCCTGCGAAAGGTAATGGTGTTTGGTGATCGGTTGAGTACGAAATATGGACATGCCTTATCCCATGAAGGGCGTGATTATATCGATCGTATGAAAAATGCGTCACAGCGGATGCAAACCCTCATAACCGATCTTCTTGCTTACTCAAGAGTCACCACCCATACCAGACCATTCACCCGGGTTGATCTTGCCAGGCTCATTCAGGAGGTAATCAGCGATCTGGAAATCCGGTTAGAAAGAACGGGAGGACGGGTAATCCTTGGGAATTTACCGACTGTTCATGCTGATGCTGTTCAAATGCGACAGTTATTTCAAAATCTCATCGGGAACGCCCTGAAATACCATCGTGATGGGGTGCCGCCGGTGATTGAGATTCAGACACACTACCCCAAGGGCATGAAGGAAGACCACACACAGACCTCTCACCGTAATGACTTGTGCGAAATTACGGTTGCAGATAACGGAATTGGGTTTGAAGAGAAGTATGCCGAGTACATCTTTGGAATTTTCCAGAGATTACACCGGCGCGATGAATACGAAGGAACTGGTGTAGGGCTGTCGCTTTGCCGAAAAATTGTAGAGCGTCACGGCGGAAGGATCACCGCAACAAGCGCTCCCGGGAAGGGTGCGAAATTTACTATTGTATTACCGGTAGCGCCAGCACAAGAAAAAAGCCATGGAAGGCACAAAGAAATTATTTCCCATCTTAATAGCTGA
- a CDS encoding response regulator has product MEGTKKLFPILIAEDDPDDRLIIHDAFEEAGMHHAVHYVEDGQELMDYLCLRGKYSWPNHSPRPGIILLDLNMPKKNGQDALSEIKSDPSLKRIPVIVMTTSKRDEDIGFLYDLGANSYIHKPTDFATLVTIVKTLSRYWFEIVELPS; this is encoded by the coding sequence ATGGAAGGCACAAAGAAATTATTTCCCATCTTAATAGCTGAAGACGATCCGGATGACCGTCTCATCATACACGACGCCTTTGAAGAAGCCGGCATGCATCATGCGGTTCATTACGTCGAGGATGGTCAGGAGTTAATGGATTATCTTTGCTTGCGGGGAAAATACTCCTGGCCAAACCATTCACCGCGCCCGGGTATTATTCTCCTTGATCTGAATATGCCCAAAAAAAACGGACAAGATGCGCTAAGCGAAATCAAATCAGACCCGAGCCTGAAGCGAATCCCTGTTATTGTCATGACAACATCAAAAAGAGACGAGGATATCGGATTTCTGTATGATTTGGGCGCAAATTCATACATCCATAAACCAACGGATTTTGCAACATTAGTAACAATTGTAAAGACGTTATCAAGATATTGGTTCGAAATTGTTGAACTCCCATCATAA
- a CDS encoding EAL domain-containing protein, producing MNNTRIRILLVDDDEDDYVIARELFSEISTWKPELDWVKTYDAAMEMIRTRQHDVYLFDYRLGLGEHTGLELLRETITTGCKAPIIILTGQGDYRVDMEAIRKGASDYLIKGQINSSLLEKSIRHAIERKRAEEAIRSAKNYSEYLVACSLDMIVAANLGLEITEFNPSAEKMFGYCKSEVLGKSIRMLFADAMESKQVTEKILKEKIFSGEINKRKKSGEIFPSFLSASILKDINDKEIGIVGILRDITERNRLIDQLRYNAFHDPLTNLPNRNLFMERLERLLEHAKRNRNSAFSVLFLDLDRFKVVNDSLGHLSGDKLLILIAQKLRECLRRSDTVARFGGDEFAILLDNVDDHFNAKFVAERILETLKDPFVLDGHKIVVSASIGIVIKGELYNRPEDILRDADTVMYRAKMLGKARYAIFNIEMHAHAMNFLQLETDLRHAIERSELVIYYQPIVSLATSEIVAVESLVRWQHPQRGLILPDEFIPLAEETREIDKVGYWVIQEACAQNKAWHDMGFSNITVTVNISLLQFQRKELPEQIGTIIKNTGLSADAFELEITESTVMESKGLVLEIFKELNKMKIHLMMDDFGIGFSSINSLKHLPFSTLKIDRSLISDIDTNPDASAIVKSIIDMAHTLKIKVIAEGVETPGQLELLRSYNCDYAQGYLFYCPMKAEEITSLLRQSKKYPSEKKSNITREFSPS from the coding sequence ATGAACAATACCCGAATACGAATACTTCTCGTGGACGACGACGAAGATGATTATGTAATAGCCCGTGAATTGTTTTCTGAAATCTCGACCTGGAAACCTGAACTGGATTGGGTAAAAACGTATGACGCAGCAATGGAAATGATCCGGACAAGACAGCATGATGTGTATCTCTTTGATTATCGGCTTGGTCTCGGCGAACACACCGGACTGGAACTCTTGCGTGAAACGATAACCACGGGTTGCAAGGCTCCCATAATCATCCTCACCGGTCAGGGAGATTACCGTGTGGATATGGAGGCAATACGAAAAGGTGCATCGGATTACCTGATTAAGGGGCAGATAAACTCTTCACTGTTGGAGAAATCGATCCGCCATGCCATTGAACGCAAGCGTGCGGAAGAAGCAATCAGATCAGCAAAAAATTATTCGGAATACCTTGTTGCATGCTCGCTCGATATGATTGTTGCCGCCAACTTAGGCTTAGAAATCACCGAATTCAACCCCTCCGCCGAAAAGATGTTTGGCTATTGCAAGTCAGAAGTACTTGGCAAATCAATCCGCATGCTGTTTGCAGACGCCATGGAATCCAAACAGGTTACTGAAAAAATATTAAAAGAAAAGATTTTTTCAGGAGAAATAAATAAAAGAAAAAAAAGCGGGGAGATTTTCCCCTCCTTCTTATCTGCATCCATCCTGAAGGATATCAATGATAAAGAAATAGGAATCGTAGGTATTTTGCGCGATATAACAGAACGCAATCGTCTTATCGATCAACTCCGGTACAATGCATTTCACGATCCGTTAACAAACTTGCCCAACAGGAATCTGTTCATGGAACGATTGGAGCGCTTACTTGAACACGCAAAAAGAAACAGAAACAGTGCGTTTTCCGTCCTCTTTCTCGATCTCGACCGTTTCAAGGTGGTAAACGATAGCCTCGGTCACCTCTCGGGAGATAAATTGCTGATCTTAATTGCACAAAAATTGAGAGAATGCCTGCGAAGATCGGATACCGTTGCTCGTTTTGGAGGAGATGAGTTTGCAATCCTTCTTGATAATGTCGATGACCACTTCAATGCAAAATTTGTGGCAGAGAGAATCCTGGAAACCTTGAAGGATCCTTTCGTCCTCGACGGACACAAAATTGTTGTTTCTGCCAGCATTGGAATTGTTATAAAAGGCGAATTGTATAATCGTCCGGAGGATATTCTGAGAGACGCCGACACGGTGATGTATCGGGCAAAGATGCTTGGCAAGGCACGGTATGCAATATTTAATATTGAAATGCATGCCCATGCAATGAACTTTTTACAGTTAGAGACGGACCTCCGGCATGCTATTGAACGCTCGGAACTCGTCATTTATTATCAGCCCATTGTGTCATTGGCAACCTCGGAAATTGTTGCCGTCGAATCTCTCGTTCGCTGGCAACATCCACAACGTGGCTTAATTTTACCGGATGAGTTCATTCCCCTGGCAGAGGAAACCCGGGAGATCGATAAGGTTGGCTATTGGGTTATCCAAGAGGCATGCGCCCAAAATAAGGCATGGCATGATATGGGATTTTCAAACATAACCGTCACCGTGAATATATCGTTGTTACAATTCCAGCGTAAGGAATTGCCGGAACAGATCGGAACAATCATTAAAAACACTGGCTTATCTGCCGACGCCTTTGAATTGGAAATCACGGAAAGCACGGTAATGGAGAGCAAGGGACTCGTTCTCGAAATTTTTAAAGAACTGAATAAGATGAAAATCCATCTCATGATGGATGATTTTGGTATCGGTTTTTCTTCAATCAACAGTTTGAAGCATCTTCCTTTCAGCACGTTAAAAATTGACCGGTCTTTAATTTCGGACATTGACACCAATCCGGACGCCTCGGCAATTGTCAAATCCATTATAGACATGGCGCACACGCTGAAAATAAAAGTGATTGCAGAGGGAGTGGAGACACCAGGCCAACTGGAGCTGTTGCGGTCGTATAACTGTGATTATGCACAGGGGTACTTGTTCTACTGTCCCATGAAAGCAGAAGAGATTACCAGCCTGCTGAGACAGTCAAAGAAATATCCGTCAGAAAAGAAAAGTAACATTACGCGTGAATTCAGTCCTTCGTAA
- a CDS encoding C39 family peptidase has product MRSKNRLTVLLLVLMVSHVCTLVVRANETTGLPKAYLIAGVPHHKQITGLSCGPASLEILYDFWGEDIDQRAITDVTRTSSIGTYTWDMMRAGYFSHLSRAQGRFFPSYAPKAGYPERPLGYVSFSHASDNLWWTDLKGLIARNIPVVLLMKYAPDDATGHYRIIVGYDEENGVVYFVDPWGRDLNKMTNPDGTITWSMTDFKDAWNYIGYGTDRPYWGAVIMPWRVTIHTTGEIAPGSILEVTAEITYPCLQPFDCSAYSAFNASAEIILPPEISLWQGASRIDIGSFQAGEKVTVTWLVKLDEDGPDSSITVKATGFVSGAVPEALRMGEKTKPHSNKDEDGNKKNNRNCYPAYDYTDEIGVEEHLEL; this is encoded by the coding sequence ATGAGAAGCAAAAATCGGCTCACCGTATTGTTGTTGGTTTTGATGGTCTCGCATGTTTGCACTTTGGTGGTTCGTGCAAATGAAACAACAGGTTTACCGAAGGCATATCTCATTGCCGGCGTACCGCACCATAAGCAAATCACCGGCCTTTCCTGCGGTCCTGCATCCCTTGAAATCCTCTACGATTTCTGGGGGGAGGATATCGATCAAAGGGCTATTACCGATGTCACACGCACCTCTTCAATAGGCACTTATACCTGGGACATGATGCGCGCCGGATATTTCAGCCATTTGAGCAGGGCACAGGGAAGATTCTTTCCCAGCTACGCCCCCAAGGCTGGCTACCCGGAAAGGCCATTGGGTTACGTCTCTTTTTCCCACGCGTCAGACAACCTGTGGTGGACAGACCTTAAAGGATTGATCGCCAGGAATATCCCCGTTGTCTTACTCATGAAATATGCACCGGATGATGCAACCGGACACTATCGGATAATCGTTGGGTATGATGAAGAGAACGGTGTTGTTTACTTTGTTGATCCATGGGGTCGCGACTTAAACAAGATGACAAACCCTGATGGTACCATTACCTGGAGCATGACAGACTTTAAAGATGCATGGAATTATATTGGCTACGGCACAGATCGGCCTTATTGGGGAGCGGTAATAATGCCCTGGAGGGTTACCATTCATACCACCGGTGAAATAGCCCCAGGTTCCATACTTGAAGTAACCGCAGAGATTACCTATCCATGCCTGCAACCGTTCGATTGCTCGGCCTATTCTGCCTTCAATGCCAGTGCAGAAATTATTTTACCTCCAGAAATATCCTTATGGCAGGGCGCATCCAGAATCGACATCGGATCCTTCCAGGCCGGAGAAAAGGTTACCGTTACCTGGCTAGTAAAACTTGATGAGGACGGACCAGATTCCTCAATCACCGTAAAAGCCACAGGATTTGTCTCCGGCGCTGTTCCAGAAGCCCTTCGGATGGGTGAGAAAACGAAACCTCATAGCAACAAAGACGAGGACGGCAACAAGAAGAACAATAGGAATTGTTATCCTGCTTATGATTATACCGACGAAATCGGTGTTGAAGAGCACCTGGAACTGTAA
- the groL gene encoding chaperonin GroEL (60 kDa chaperone family; promotes refolding of misfolded polypeptides especially under stressful conditions; forms two stacked rings of heptamers to form a barrel-shaped 14mer; ends can be capped by GroES; misfolded proteins enter the barrel where they are refolded when GroES binds), giving the protein MSAKKIIFDHDALDTVKLGVKQLADAVKITLGPRGRNVIIQKSFGSPTITKDGVTVAKEIELSDHMQNIGAQMVKSVASKTSDVAGDGTTTATVLAEAIFVEGLKNVTAGTNAMALKRGIDKAVEAIVKKLREMSIATKGRKEIEQVATVASNYDTEIGKIIADAMEKVGKDGVITVEEGKSLQTEAKWIEGLQFDKGYLSPYFVTNPNTMQCILEDAYILIHEKKITTAKLLVPLLEKISQTGKPLLIIAEEIEGEALTLLVVNKLRGALKCAAVKAPGFGDKRKAMLEDIAILTGGQAVFEDLGINMETIQIKDIGRAKKIEIDKENTIIIEGAGDGKKIKSRIEQIKKEISITTSDYDREKLQERLAKMAGGVVQINVGAATESEMKEKKARVEDALHATRAAVEEGILPGGGVALLRCLPALDALKLSSDEAVGVDIVRRALRAPLRQIAANAGVNAAIIVQKVETAKGNEGYDASADRYCDMVSEGIIDPTKVVRTALQNAASISTLLLTTDAIVGKIPEKKKMPPMPPGGGYGGYGDMY; this is encoded by the coding sequence ATGTCGGCGAAAAAGATTATATTTGACCATGATGCACTTGATACCGTTAAGCTTGGCGTTAAGCAACTGGCGGATGCCGTAAAGATTACCTTAGGACCTCGGGGGCGCAATGTCATTATACAAAAGAGCTTTGGTTCGCCTACCATAACAAAGGACGGCGTTACGGTTGCAAAGGAAATTGAACTTTCAGACCATATGCAAAATATTGGCGCACAGATGGTAAAATCCGTCGCTTCAAAAACCAGCGATGTCGCCGGCGACGGCACTACAACCGCAACGGTGCTTGCAGAGGCGATCTTTGTTGAAGGATTAAAAAATGTTACGGCCGGGACGAATGCGATGGCCCTGAAACGCGGCATCGACAAGGCTGTTGAGGCAATCGTAAAAAAATTGAGAGAGATGAGTATCGCGACGAAAGGACGAAAAGAGATTGAACAGGTCGCCACTGTTGCCTCGAATTACGATACCGAAATTGGCAAGATCATAGCCGACGCCATGGAGAAAGTTGGGAAAGACGGGGTAATAACGGTGGAAGAGGGTAAAAGCCTGCAAACCGAGGCAAAATGGATTGAAGGGCTGCAGTTTGATAAAGGTTACCTGTCGCCATATTTTGTCACGAATCCCAATACGATGCAATGCATATTAGAAGACGCCTATATTTTAATTCATGAGAAGAAAATTACTACCGCAAAGCTGTTGGTTCCTCTTTTGGAAAAGATCTCTCAAACAGGCAAACCCTTGCTGATTATTGCTGAAGAAATAGAAGGTGAGGCATTGACTCTCCTGGTAGTCAACAAACTTCGCGGCGCGCTGAAATGCGCAGCAGTAAAGGCGCCGGGGTTTGGAGACAAGCGCAAGGCCATGCTGGAAGACATCGCAATTCTCACCGGTGGCCAGGCGGTTTTTGAAGATCTTGGGATCAATATGGAAACCATCCAGATCAAGGACATTGGCCGTGCAAAGAAGATCGAAATTGATAAGGAAAATACCATCATCATCGAAGGGGCGGGTGATGGGAAAAAAATCAAGTCTCGTATTGAACAGATTAAAAAGGAGATTTCCATAACCACCTCGGATTATGATCGTGAAAAGCTCCAGGAAAGACTGGCAAAGATGGCTGGCGGCGTTGTGCAGATTAATGTAGGCGCTGCGACTGAAAGTGAAATGAAAGAAAAAAAGGCGCGGGTAGAAGATGCGCTTCACGCCACCCGCGCCGCCGTTGAAGAAGGAATTCTCCCCGGTGGAGGCGTAGCGCTTTTACGGTGCCTTCCGGCGCTGGATGCCTTAAAACTATCCAGTGATGAGGCCGTGGGCGTTGACATTGTCCGCAGGGCATTGCGGGCCCCCTTACGGCAAATCGCTGCAAACGCTGGGGTAAATGCCGCGATTATTGTGCAGAAAGTGGAAACCGCCAAAGGCAATGAAGGATATGATGCCAGCGCTGACCGGTATTGTGATATGGTCAGTGAAGGGATTATCGACCCGACAAAAGTGGTCAGAACGGCGCTGCAAAATGCCGCCAGTATCTCTACGCTACTCCTGACAACGGATGCCATTGTGGGCAAAATACCAGAAAAGAAAAAGATGCCTCCTATGCCGCCAGGCGGTGGATACGGTGGATACGGCGATATGTATTAA
- a CDS encoding Hsp20/alpha crystallin family protein, with protein MSIHYNNPYKTHAHENHLEKIFSEFFTLNKNIPMQSSSPWQPPTDIYETPDDIVVKMSIPGMKSEDIHISFLEDVLTIHGLVSDASPRERICFYQVEIRYGYFERKIVIPKSVDTENMQATYKDGFLQVVLPKTKQPSSQKISVKIKFHQ; from the coding sequence ATGTCAATACATTACAACAACCCTTACAAAACGCATGCACACGAGAATCATCTGGAAAAGATTTTTTCAGAATTTTTTACCCTGAATAAAAATATCCCTATGCAGTCGTCGTCCCCATGGCAACCCCCAACTGACATCTATGAAACCCCGGATGATATTGTCGTGAAGATGTCCATACCAGGGATGAAATCAGAGGATATCCACATCTCCTTTTTAGAAGACGTTCTTACGATTCATGGATTGGTAAGTGATGCCTCGCCACGCGAGAGGATCTGTTTTTATCAGGTAGAAATCCGTTACGGGTACTTTGAAAGAAAGATCGTCATTCCCAAATCCGTTGATACGGAAAATATGCAAGCCACCTATAAAGATGGATTTCTCCAGGTTGTTTTGCCGAAGACAAAGCAGCCCTCGTCGCAAAAGATTTCGGTAAAAATTAAATTTCATCAGTAG